The proteins below are encoded in one region of Fusobacterium massiliense:
- a CDS encoding aminotransferase-like domain-containing protein, protein MKYEEIVQDIKIKILKGNWKVGEKLPSLRQLAQKYKTSRNTVVYSFRILKEEGYIFPISAVGYFVNKRKDSQINKQVKIILKNYYDAENKNSDIINFTSIAPFKRYLNNNFVSFLLDKQKLIHIEKETTISLISDLLEKEEIFIPESDIFITSSSQLTIEMIIRLLSNKNKLTIAISDPSHYSVINILDKLSKIKGIHLLEDGWDFKDFENILSSEKIDLVYVNPNYQDPSGICWSEEKKQYLLELSEKFDFYIIEEDNYSSLFFDKKLTSFKCLDRIGKERIFYIKDYSKLLGSLIGLTYVAVPDKFKEKFLMEKIVFSIENSKLQENIAYTFLQSEYFNFFLNKIRMDLKNKLNFLVKELKAVPELKIMNIPKGGFFIWLKLNRQIDEDLFYELCKNEGVLILPGYIFYKDERNNSKFRLSFATSSFLEIKNGIKKIKEVISFLKTVEKGENNEV, encoded by the coding sequence ATGAAGTATGAAGAAATTGTCCAAGACATAAAAATTAAAATATTAAAAGGCAATTGGAAAGTTGGAGAAAAGCTTCCTTCCTTAAGACAATTAGCTCAAAAATATAAAACATCAAGAAATACTGTAGTATACTCTTTTAGAATACTAAAAGAAGAAGGTTATATTTTTCCAATTTCAGCAGTAGGATATTTTGTAAACAAAAGAAAGGATTCTCAAATAAACAAGCAAGTAAAGATTATACTAAAAAATTATTATGATGCTGAAAATAAAAATTCAGATATTATTAATTTTACATCTATAGCTCCATTTAAAAGATATTTAAATAATAATTTTGTATCATTTCTATTAGATAAACAAAAATTAATCCATATTGAAAAGGAAACAACAATTTCGCTTATATCAGATCTTTTAGAAAAAGAGGAAATATTTATTCCAGAATCCGATATATTTATAACCTCTAGTTCTCAATTAACAATAGAGATGATTATAAGATTACTATCGAATAAGAATAAATTAACTATTGCAATTTCAGATCCAAGTCACTACAGTGTTATTAATATTTTAGATAAATTGAGCAAAATAAAAGGAATCCACTTATTAGAAGATGGTTGGGATTTTAAGGATTTCGAAAATATTCTATCCTCAGAAAAAATAGATCTAGTTTATGTAAATCCCAACTATCAAGATCCCTCTGGTATATGTTGGTCGGAAGAGAAAAAACAATATCTTCTTGAATTATCAGAAAAATTTGACTTTTATATAATTGAAGAAGATAATTACTCATCATTATTTTTTGATAAGAAACTTACCTCATTTAAATGCTTAGACAGAATAGGAAAAGAAAGAATATTTTATATAAAAGATTATTCTAAATTACTAGGGTCATTAATTGGGCTTACTTATGTAGCTGTTCCAGATAAGTTTAAAGAAAAATTCTTAATGGAAAAAATTGTATTTTCAATAGAAAATTCTAAACTTCAAGAGAATATAGCTTATACGTTTTTACAAAGTGAATATTTTAATTTTTTTTTAAATAAAATAAGAATGGATTTAAAAAACAAATTAAATTTTCTAGTTAAAGAATTAAAAGCTGTACCTGAATTAAAAATAATGAATATTCCAAAAGGAGGTTTTTTTATTTGGTTAAAATTAAATAGACAAATAGATGAAGACTTGTTTTATGAATTATGTAAAAATGAAGGGGTATTAATATTACCTGGATATATTTTTTATAAAGATGAAAGAAATAACAGTAAATTTAGATTATCATTTGCAACAAGTTCATTTTTAGAAATAAAAAATGGAATAAAAAAAATTAAAGAAGTTATATCTTTTTTAAAAACAGTTGAAAAAGGAGAAAATAATGAAGTTTGA
- a CDS encoding L-fuculose-phosphate aldolase: MKFENEREKIIKYCQKMVKDGLTKGTGGNISICDKNQKIMAITPSGIDYFKMEPKDIVIIDVESGKIIEGDKVPSSELDMHRIFYKYRKGIKAVVHTHSKFATAVACTSLKGLPAIDYLLAVAGVDVPCAEYATYGTVKLAKNAFNTMKDRKAVLLSNHGMIAVGENLEEAYNIAENVEFCSEIFCISKSIGAPKILSEKEMLHMIDRFKNYGKRIEEHDEI; encoded by the coding sequence ATGAAGTTTGAAAACGAAAGAGAAAAAATTATAAAATATTGCCAAAAAATGGTTAAAGATGGCCTAACAAAAGGAACAGGAGGAAATATAAGTATATGTGATAAAAATCAAAAAATAATGGCAATTACTCCTAGCGGGATAGATTATTTTAAAATGGAACCTAAAGATATTGTTATTATAGATGTAGAAAGCGGAAAAATAATTGAAGGTGATAAAGTCCCTTCCAGTGAATTAGATATGCATAGAATATTTTATAAATATAGAAAAGGAATAAAAGCCGTCGTTCATACACACTCAAAATTTGCAACTGCAGTAGCTTGTACTTCACTAAAAGGATTACCTGCAATAGATTATTTACTTGCTGTCGCTGGGGTCGATGTTCCTTGTGCTGAGTATGCTACATACGGTACAGTGAAGTTGGCTAAAAACGCTTTTAATACAATGAAAGATAGAAAAGCCGTATTACTTAGTAATCATGGAATGATCGCCGTTGGAGAAAATTTAGAAGAAGCGTATAATATAGCAGAAAATGTAGAATTTTGTTCAGAAATTTTTTGTATATCAAAATCTATAGGTGCCCCCAAAATACTCTCTGAAAAAGAAATGTTACATATGATAGATAGATTTAAAAATTACGGGAAAAGAATAGAAGAACATGATGAAATATAA
- a CDS encoding carboxypeptidase M32, translating to MREEFRELVKKKNRIGANLALVYWDLETKTPKKSRAYLSELSGELSMQEYNLFTSEEFVNLVENLNKNKESLSDIEKKEIEISLKEIERMKKIPAAEYEEYSKLTSLNQGIWEEAKSKKDFSIIKEGLEKIFYFSKKFAEYRKTDEKNLYDVLLNDYEKGMDTEKLDKFFAELKKEIVPFLKKIQEKKKQLEEKTRLNVEVDEEKQMKFVKFLADYVGFDFDKGLIETSEHPFTLNLNKNDVRLTTNNKKQLPFSTVFSIIHEAGHGIYEQQTADELIDTLLGTGGTMGLHESQSRFMENLVGRNINFWKPLYKKAQNFYPFLADIKFEDFMREINTVQTGLIRVESDELTYSLHIMIRYEIEKMMFSENIAIDDLPKIWNEKVKEYLGIEPKNDSEGLMQDVHWYCGLVGYFPSYAIGNAYASQIYNTMKKDFDVEKALENGELKKITDWLGSKIHKYGKLKDTPEIIKEVTGEELNPKYYIEYLKEKYGKIYGV from the coding sequence ATGAGAGAAGAATTTAGAGAATTAGTTAAGAAGAAAAATAGAATAGGAGCTAATTTAGCTTTAGTTTACTGGGATTTAGAAACAAAAACTCCTAAAAAATCAAGAGCTTATCTTTCAGAGTTAAGTGGAGAGCTAAGTATGCAAGAGTATAATCTTTTTACATCTGAAGAATTTGTAAATCTTGTTGAAAATTTAAATAAGAATAAAGAAAGTTTATCTGATATTGAAAAAAAAGAGATAGAAATTTCATTGAAAGAAATAGAAAGAATGAAGAAAATTCCTGCTGCTGAATATGAAGAATATTCAAAATTAACTAGCTTAAATCAAGGGATTTGGGAAGAAGCAAAGAGTAAAAAAGATTTCTCTATTATAAAAGAGGGACTTGAAAAAATATTTTATTTTAGTAAAAAGTTTGCTGAATACAGAAAAACAGATGAAAAGAATTTATATGATGTATTGTTGAATGATTACGAGAAAGGAATGGATACAGAAAAATTAGACAAATTTTTTGCTGAATTGAAAAAAGAAATTGTACCTTTCTTAAAGAAAATTCAAGAAAAGAAAAAACAACTGGAAGAAAAAACTAGATTAAATGTTGAAGTTGATGAAGAAAAACAAATGAAATTTGTTAAATTTTTAGCAGACTATGTTGGCTTTGATTTTGATAAAGGACTAATTGAAACGAGTGAACATCCTTTTACTTTAAATTTAAATAAAAATGATGTTAGATTAACAACAAACAATAAAAAACAATTACCTTTTTCAACAGTTTTTTCTATAATTCATGAGGCAGGGCATGGTATCTATGAGCAACAAACTGCAGATGAACTTATTGATACTTTGTTAGGAACAGGTGGAACAATGGGATTGCATGAATCTCAATCAAGATTTATGGAAAATTTAGTTGGAAGAAATATAAACTTTTGGAAACCTTTATATAAAAAAGCACAAAATTTTTATCCTTTCCTAGCGGATATAAAATTTGAAGATTTTATGAGAGAAATAAATACTGTTCAAACAGGACTTATTAGGGTAGAGTCTGATGAATTAACATATTCACTTCATATTATGATAAGGTATGAAATAGAAAAAATGATGTTTTCTGAAAATATAGCCATAGATGATTTACCAAAAATTTGGAATGAAAAAGTTAAAGAATATCTTGGAATTGAGCCTAAAAATGACTCTGAAGGCTTAATGCAAGATGTGCACTGGTATTGTGGATTGGTGGGGTATTTCCCATCTTATGCAATAGGAAATGCTTATGCTTCTCAAATATACAATACTATGAAAAAGGATTTTGATGTAGAAAAAGCATTAGAAAATGGAGAATTAAAGAAAATAACTGATTGGTTAGGATCAAAAATTCATAAATATGGAAAATTAAAAGATACTCCTGAAATTATTAAAGAAGTTACAGGAGAAGAGTTGAACCCTAAATACTATATTGAGTATCTAAAAGAAAAATATGGGAAAATATATGGTGTGTAG
- a CDS encoding D-alanyl-D-alanine carboxypeptidase family protein, which translates to MYQKFKVLSMVMLLSTTISLDVFSNEIQEITTLEDYSNNILDQNFKKEEPKLENVEIKEVKKIIEDREIKNEVKIEEIKKLEKVKEIVTKELTKKEKKEAVRKALPIFSKSKIENVSKKIKNEKTETNKKNEIKAQTKSLDIYKKEPLALEEPENPNEDKKEVTRTKYHHNGVEWELPDNFRSVLIGDLKGNIIFSKDANIKYPLASVTKIMTLLVTFDEINAGNISLTDEVTISKNPLRYGGSGIPLKAGQVFTLEDLIKASAIYSANNATYAIAEYVGKGSVSNFVKKMNAKLDSLGLSNEISYYTPAGLPTRVTKQPMDEGTAKGIYKLSIEALKYKKYLEIAGITSTTIHNGKIKIRNRNHLLGEEGIYGIKTGYHKEAKYNISVASKVNGKDVIIVVMGGETYKARDGVVLEVLDTYKKNYLNR; encoded by the coding sequence ATGTATCAAAAATTTAAAGTTTTATCAATGGTAATGTTATTATCAACTACTATTTCTTTAGATGTTTTTTCTAACGAAATCCAAGAAATTACAACTTTAGAAGATTATTCTAATAATATTTTGGATCAAAATTTTAAAAAGGAAGAACCTAAACTTGAGAATGTTGAAATAAAAGAAGTAAAGAAAATAATTGAAGATAGAGAGATAAAAAACGAAGTAAAAATTGAAGAAATAAAAAAACTAGAAAAAGTAAAAGAAATAGTAACTAAAGAACTTACTAAAAAAGAAAAAAAAGAAGCTGTAAGAAAAGCTCTTCCTATTTTTTCTAAGTCAAAAATTGAAAATGTTTCTAAAAAAATAAAAAATGAAAAAACAGAAACTAACAAGAAAAATGAAATAAAAGCTCAAACAAAATCTTTAGATATATATAAAAAGGAGCCTTTAGCTTTAGAAGAACCTGAAAATCCAAATGAAGATAAGAAAGAAGTTACAAGAACTAAGTATCATCACAATGGTGTTGAATGGGAATTACCTGATAATTTTAGGTCTGTATTGATAGGAGATTTAAAAGGAAATATTATTTTTTCAAAAGATGCTAATATAAAATATCCTCTTGCTTCCGTAACAAAAATTATGACACTTTTAGTTACATTTGATGAGATAAATGCAGGAAATATATCACTAACAGATGAAGTAACAATAAGTAAAAATCCTTTAAGATACGGTGGTAGTGGAATACCATTGAAAGCTGGGCAAGTATTTACTTTAGAAGATTTAATAAAAGCTTCGGCAATATATTCAGCAAATAATGCAACTTATGCAATAGCCGAATATGTCGGGAAAGGTAGTGTTAGTAATTTTGTGAAAAAAATGAATGCAAAACTTGATAGTTTAGGTTTATCAAATGAAATAAGTTACTACACTCCAGCAGGATTACCTACAAGAGTGACTAAGCAACCAATGGATGAAGGAACAGCAAAAGGTATTTATAAATTGTCAATAGAAGCTTTAAAATATAAAAAATACTTAGAAATAGCAGGAATTACTTCAACAACAATACATAATGGAAAAATAAAGATAAGAAATAGAAACCACTTATTGGGAGAAGAAGGAATTTATGGTATAAAAACGGGATATCATAAGGAAGCAAAATATAATATAAGTGTTGCTAGTAAAGTAAATGGAAAAGATGTTATAATTGTTGTTATGGGAGGAGAAACTTATAAGGCAAGAGATGGAGTTGTTTTAGAAGTTCTTGATACCTATAAAAAGAATTATTTGAATAGATAA
- the nifU gene encoding Fe-S cluster assembly scaffold protein NifU: protein MQYTEKVMQHFMNPQNVGVIENPDGYGKVGNPSCGDIMEIFIKVDKDIITDVKFRTFGCASAIASSSISTEMIIGKPVEEALKVTNKAVVDALGGLPAVKMHCSVLAEEAIKMAIEDYISKRDAK from the coding sequence ATGCAATATACAGAAAAAGTAATGCAACACTTTATGAATCCACAAAATGTTGGAGTAATAGAAAATCCAGATGGATATGGAAAAGTTGGAAACCCGTCTTGTGGAGATATAATGGAAATCTTTATAAAAGTTGATAAAGACATTATAACAGATGTAAAATTTAGAACTTTTGGTTGTGCTTCGGCAATAGCAAGTTCATCTATATCAACAGAAATGATAATTGGAAAACCAGTTGAAGAAGCTTTAAAAGTAACAAATAAAGCAGTTGTTGATGCTTTAGGGGGATTACCAGCTGTAAAAATGCACTGTTCTGTTTTAGCAGAAGAAGCTATTAAAATGGCAATAGAAGACTATATTTCAAAAAGAGATGCAAAATAA
- the nifS gene encoding cysteine desulfurase NifS has translation MKVYLDNNATTKVDEKVVEAMIPYFSEYYGNPFSMHLFATETGKAVTESRKIIADILKANPSEIIFTASGSESDNMAIRGITRAYKHRGKHIITTSIEHPAVKNTFVDLIQDGFEISVIPVDENGVIKIDEFKKALREDTILVSVMHANNEVGTFQPIEEIAKITKEHKIILHVDAVQTMGKLPIYPEKIGIDLLSFSGHKFYAPKGIGVLYKRDGVRLGKVLTGGNQESKRRPGTSNVPYIVGMAKALQMATETMEEEWKKEEELRDYFEAEVVKRIPEVVVNGKNAKRLPGTSSITFKYLEGEAMLLNLSLKGIAVSSGSACSSDSLQPSHVLIAMGIPAEFAHGTLRFSLGKYNTKEEIDYTIECLVEIISKLRELSPLWNAFQHNKN, from the coding sequence ATGAAAGTTTATTTAGATAACAACGCAACAACAAAAGTTGATGAAAAAGTAGTTGAAGCAATGATACCTTATTTTTCTGAATATTATGGTAACCCATTCAGCATGCATTTATTTGCAACTGAAACTGGAAAAGCTGTAACAGAATCAAGAAAAATAATAGCAGATATATTGAAAGCAAATCCAAGTGAAATAATTTTTACTGCATCTGGAAGTGAATCTGATAATATGGCAATCAGAGGAATAACTAGAGCATATAAACATAGAGGGAAACATATAATTACAACTTCTATTGAGCATCCAGCAGTAAAAAATACTTTTGTGGACTTAATACAAGACGGTTTTGAAATTTCTGTAATACCTGTTGATGAAAATGGTGTCATTAAAATAGATGAATTTAAAAAAGCATTGAGGGAAGATACAATACTTGTTAGTGTTATGCATGCAAATAATGAAGTTGGAACTTTTCAACCGATAGAAGAAATTGCAAAAATAACAAAAGAACACAAAATAATATTACATGTTGATGCAGTTCAAACTATGGGGAAATTACCTATCTATCCTGAAAAAATTGGAATAGATTTATTATCATTTTCAGGGCATAAATTTTATGCTCCAAAAGGAATAGGAGTATTATATAAAAGAGATGGTGTTCGTTTAGGTAAAGTTTTAACAGGTGGAAACCAAGAATCTAAAAGAAGACCAGGAACTTCTAATGTTCCATATATAGTTGGAATGGCTAAAGCTTTACAAATGGCAACAGAAACTATGGAAGAAGAATGGAAAAAAGAAGAGGAATTAAGAGATTATTTTGAAGCAGAAGTAGTTAAAAGAATTCCAGAAGTTGTTGTAAATGGGAAAAATGCAAAAAGATTACCAGGAACTTCAAGCATTACTTTTAAATATCTTGAAGGGGAAGCAATGCTACTTAATTTAAGTTTAAAAGGAATAGCAGTAAGTTCTGGGTCAGCTTGTTCTTCAGACAGTTTACAACCATCACATGTATTGATAGCAATGGGAATACCTGCTGAATTTGCTCATGGAACTTTAAGATTTTCATTAGGAAAATATAATACAAAAGAAGAAATAGATTATACAATAGAGTGTTTAGTTGAAATAATTTCAAAATTGAGAGAACTTTCTCCTTTATGGAATGCTTTTCAACATAATAAAAATTAA
- the nth gene encoding endonuclease III codes for MTKKEKVKKILIELEKKFGKPKCALNYQTPFELLVAVILSAQCTDKRVNIVTEEMFKYVNKPEDFAYMPLEKIEEYIKTTGFFRNKAKNIQKCSQQLLEKYKGEIPQGMDQLTELAGVGRKTANVVRGEIWGLADGITVDTHVRRITNLIGLVKSEDPIKIERELMKIVPRESWIDFSHYIILHGRATCIARRPKCSACEIVDYCEYGKKLLNITKKV; via the coding sequence ATGACAAAAAAGGAAAAAGTAAAAAAAATTTTAATTGAATTAGAGAAAAAGTTTGGGAAACCAAAGTGTGCTTTAAACTATCAAACTCCTTTTGAACTTCTAGTTGCTGTTATTCTTTCTGCACAATGTACAGATAAAAGAGTTAATATTGTTACAGAAGAAATGTTTAAATATGTTAATAAACCAGAAGATTTTGCTTATATGCCTTTAGAAAAAATAGAGGAATATATAAAAACTACTGGTTTTTTTAGAAATAAGGCTAAGAATATTCAAAAATGTAGTCAACAATTGTTAGAAAAATATAAGGGAGAAATTCCACAAGGTATGGATCAACTTACAGAGCTTGCTGGAGTTGGAAGGAAAACAGCAAATGTTGTAAGAGGAGAAATTTGGGGATTAGCTGATGGAATTACTGTAGATACGCATGTTAGAAGAATTACAAATTTAATAGGACTTGTGAAAAGTGAAGACCCTATAAAAATAGAACGTGAACTTATGAAAATAGTTCCTAGAGAATCTTGGATAGATTTTTCTCATTATATTATTTTACATGGAAGAGCAACTTGTATTGCAAGAAGACCAAAATGTTCTGCTTGTGAGATAGTAGACTATTGTGAATATGGGAAAAAGTTATTAAACATAACTAAAAAAGTCTAA
- a CDS encoding GNAT family N-acetyltransferase, whose amino-acid sequence MIRFKVRKMKEEDIETVYKNLHLDFVNKYFKSIEKQKEVHKNHDKWYRSHLSSEEYLIYIFENDSDEFVGLTSYQLLEDKALVSIYVNKNFRGKKYSKSILDLGILEFLTHNKKNIEKIQANILEENSISKKIFIDLGFTLQNEVEIGKDGLEYQVFIKYL is encoded by the coding sequence TTGATCAGATTCAAAGTAAGAAAAATGAAAGAAGAAGACATTGAGACTGTGTATAAAAATTTACACTTAGATTTTGTGAATAAGTATTTTAAAAGCATAGAAAAACAAAAAGAAGTACATAAAAATCATGATAAATGGTATAGATCTCATCTTTCTTCTGAAGAATATTTAATTTATATTTTTGAAAATGATTCAGATGAATTTGTTGGCTTAACAAGTTATCAACTTTTAGAAGATAAAGCCCTTGTCAGTATTTATGTTAATAAAAATTTTCGTGGTAAAAAATATTCTAAAAGTATTTTAGATTTAGGTATATTAGAATTTTTAACTCATAATAAAAAAAATATAGAAAAGATACAAGCTAATATTTTAGAAGAAAATTCTATTTCAAAAAAAATATTTATAGATTTAGGTTTCACTTTACAAAATGAAGTAGAAATTGGAAAAGATGGACTTGAATATCAAGTTTTTATTAAATATTTATAG
- the tyrS gene encoding tyrosine--tRNA ligase, which produces MANVYDVLMERGYLKQFTHEEEMREILGKEKVTFYIGFDPTADSLHVGHFIAMMFMAHMQQHGHRPIALAGGGTGMIGDPSGRSDMRTMMTVETIDHNVDCIKKQMEKFIDFSEGKAILVNNADWLRNLNYLEFLRDVGEHFSVNRMLAAECYKSRMENGLSFLEFNYMIMQAYDFHVLNRKYNCTMQLGGDDQWSNMIAGVELIRRKDRKQAYAMTCTLLTNSEGKKMGKTAKGALWLDPKKTSPYEFYQYWRNVDDQDVEKCLALLTFLPMDEVRRLGALKDAEINEAKKVLAYEITKIIHGEEEAKKAKEATEALFGGGNNLENAPKIEITEDDFSKELLDILVERKILKTKSEGRRLIEQNGMSLNDEKISDVKFLLSSETLGLLKMGKKKFFNIVKK; this is translated from the coding sequence ATGGCGAATGTATATGACGTCCTTATGGAAAGAGGATATTTAAAACAATTCACTCATGAAGAGGAAATGAGAGAAATCTTAGGAAAAGAAAAAGTTACTTTTTATATAGGTTTTGATCCAACAGCTGATAGTTTACATGTTGGGCATTTTATAGCTATGATGTTTATGGCTCATATGCAACAACATGGGCATAGACCGATAGCACTTGCTGGTGGTGGAACTGGAATGATAGGAGATCCGAGTGGAAGATCAGATATGAGAACTATGATGACAGTTGAAACTATAGATCACAATGTTGATTGTATAAAAAAACAAATGGAAAAATTTATAGATTTTTCAGAGGGAAAAGCTATACTTGTAAATAATGCTGATTGGTTGAGAAATTTAAATTATCTTGAATTTTTAAGAGATGTTGGAGAGCATTTTTCTGTTAACAGAATGCTTGCAGCTGAATGTTACAAATCGAGAATGGAAAATGGATTATCATTTTTAGAGTTCAACTATATGATAATGCAAGCTTATGATTTCCATGTGTTAAATAGAAAATATAATTGTACTATGCAACTTGGTGGAGATGACCAATGGTCAAATATGATAGCAGGGGTTGAACTTATAAGAAGAAAAGATAGAAAACAAGCTTATGCTATGACTTGTACTTTACTAACAAATAGTGAAGGTAAAAAGATGGGAAAAACAGCAAAAGGTGCATTATGGCTTGACCCTAAAAAGACTAGTCCATATGAATTTTATCAATATTGGAGAAATGTAGATGATCAAGATGTTGAAAAATGTTTAGCTCTTCTTACATTTTTACCTATGGATGAAGTTAGAAGATTAGGAGCACTAAAAGATGCTGAAATAAATGAAGCTAAAAAAGTTTTAGCTTATGAAATTACAAAAATTATTCATGGAGAAGAGGAAGCTAAAAAAGCTAAAGAAGCAACAGAAGCTCTTTTTGGTGGAGGAAATAATTTAGAAAATGCTCCAAAAATAGAAATTACAGAAGATGATTTTTCTAAAGAACTTTTAGATATATTAGTTGAAAGAAAAATATTAAAGACTAAGAGTGAAGGAAGAAGACTTATAGAACAAAATGGAATGTCATTGAATGATGAAAAAATTAGTGATGTTAAGTTTTTACTAAGCTCAGAAACTTTAGGACTTCTAAAAATGGGGAAAAAGAAATTTTTTAATATAGTGAAAAAATAG
- the brnQ gene encoding branched-chain amino acid transport system II carrier protein produces the protein MYSIMDVITSGFALFAMLFGAGNLIFPPMLGYDLGNNWGIAVFAFILTAVGFPLIAIIASANAGKKLDDFSNKVSPLFARVYGIALILSIGPLLALPRTGATAYEVTFFHAGFTSQTMKYVYLIIYFLLALMFSLKSSKVVDRIGKILTPILLIVLFIILAKGVFFNDQEVATKVFELPFKKGFIEGYQTMDALAGIVFSTVILNAVNNGKELTKKQEFSFLLKVGLIAAVGLAIVYTGLSYIGATFGSYELIAGAEKTDLLVKLSITLLGKIGYLILAICVAGACLTTSIGLIVTVSEYFSGFLKISYEKLVIITTAIGFIFAILGVNQIIKISVPILVLLYPISIGLIIINLFNIKNANVFKGVTLVTGLIGLYEGISVTGVTMPAMITNIYNSLPLIDLGLPWLVPSVVVGFCCYFIKDEKTK, from the coding sequence ATGTATAGTATAATGGATGTAATAACATCTGGGTTTGCTTTGTTTGCAATGTTATTTGGGGCAGGGAATTTAATATTTCCACCTATGCTAGGATATGATTTAGGTAACAACTGGGGAATAGCAGTTTTTGCTTTTATTTTAACAGCAGTTGGATTCCCATTGATTGCCATAATTGCTTCAGCTAATGCTGGGAAAAAATTAGATGATTTTTCAAATAAGGTTAGTCCTTTATTTGCAAGAGTGTATGGTATAGCTTTAATTTTATCAATAGGCCCATTATTAGCACTACCAAGAACAGGTGCAACAGCGTATGAAGTAACTTTCTTCCATGCAGGATTTACTTCACAAACAATGAAATATGTTTATTTGATAATATATTTCTTATTAGCATTGATGTTCTCGTTAAAATCATCAAAAGTTGTTGATAGAATAGGGAAAATATTAACACCAATATTACTTATAGTTTTATTTATAATTTTGGCAAAAGGTGTATTTTTTAATGATCAAGAAGTTGCCACTAAAGTATTTGAACTACCTTTCAAAAAAGGATTTATTGAAGGATATCAAACTATGGACGCATTGGCAGGAATTGTGTTTTCAACAGTTATTTTAAATGCTGTAAACAATGGAAAAGAACTTACAAAAAAACAAGAATTTTCATTTTTGCTAAAAGTTGGACTTATTGCAGCAGTTGGTCTTGCAATAGTTTATACAGGACTTTCATATATAGGTGCAACTTTTGGATCATATGAGTTAATTGCTGGAGCTGAAAAAACAGATTTATTAGTAAAATTATCTATAACTTTATTAGGAAAAATTGGATATTTAATCCTAGCTATCTGTGTTGCTGGAGCTTGTCTTACAACATCTATAGGACTTATAGTTACAGTTTCTGAATATTTTAGTGGATTTTTAAAAATTTCTTATGAAAAACTTGTTATAATAACAACAGCAATTGGGTTTATATTTGCAATATTAGGTGTTAATCAAATTATAAAAATTTCTGTGCCTATACTTGTACTTTTATATCCAATAAGTATAGGACTTATAATCATAAATCTATTCAACATAAAAAATGCAAATGTATTCAAAGGGGTTACACTTGTAACAGGTTTGATTGGGTTATATGAAGGAATAAGTGTTACAGGAGTTACTATGCCTGCAATGATTACAAATATTTATAATTCATTACCACTTATAGATTTAGGTTTACCATGGTTAGTTCCATCAGTAGTGGTAGGATTTTGTTGTTATTTTATAAAAGATGAAAAAACAAAATAA
- a CDS encoding arsenate reductase family protein, with translation MGEVKFLCYPRCSTCQKAKKWLETNNIKFNERDIVKLNPNESELKEFYQNSGKELKKFFNTSGILYREMGLKDKLPNMSEDEQIKLLATDGKLVKRPLVISKNGVLIGFKEEEWKEFFKK, from the coding sequence ATGGGAGAAGTAAAGTTTTTATGTTATCCAAGATGCTCAACTTGTCAAAAAGCTAAAAAATGGCTAGAAACAAATAATATTAAGTTTAATGAAAGAGATATAGTGAAACTTAATCCAAATGAAAGTGAGCTTAAAGAATTTTATCAAAACAGTGGAAAAGAATTAAAAAAATTTTTTAATACAAGTGGAATACTGTATAGAGAAATGGGATTAAAAGATAAACTTCCAAATATGTCAGAAGATGAACAAATAAAGCTCCTGGCAACAGATGGTAAATTAGTAAAAAGACCTTTGGTTATTAGTAAAAATGGAGTTTTAATAGGATTTAAAGAAGAAGAATGGAAAGAATTTTTTAAGAAATAG